The DNA sequence TACATTCAATCTTAAGTCACTTTTTGTTCCTATTTGGTCAAATTTTTGTTAGTTCAGGGCGTGCTCATCGACCAGAAAGCCGGGAATAACCTCTTTTAAAGAGAATTACTAGGCATACTCGCTCAGAAGCGAGTCGAATGCAGACTCTCCCTAATAAACTTCCACGTGGTTTAACTTTCGAGAAATGCGACAGGCTGTATTAATTTGCTTATAATTCCTGTTATACCCCTCCATTAAACTCAAGAGACATTAattattaggaaaactaatgaaaaagatttgaaaactttgaattttaatcaaaAGATCAAAAacgtgttgtaagtgaatagtaccatgagtgattttttagagtaaaaatatcattttggtTATAAATGAACTGTATCGGAAGTGTTTTTTTAAAACTCTTGTAATTCTATTTTTACCTTTCCGTTTCTCTCTCTACTAATTGTGGGATCCAATCAATATATTTTAGGCGGGAGAGTAATCCGGGAGTAAACAGTGATTTGACTTCTTGAATTATTACTCGAATTGAAATTGactttttgaattattttttaaattattttttaggggtTGTGTATGGATGACAGAGACAACGAGTGCGGTGGGCCAGGAAGAACTAGCTATCGGAAAGTTGATGTCAAATGTTGAGGCGAAGATTGTTGAGGTCAACTCTGAGAATGGCATTTGTTTAAAGTCAATATAACATCGCGCACATTGATTAAGTCAGTTGATAAAGAAAAGTTATATTCAACTTCAACTTGACTTTGAAGCTTTTCTGCTTTCGTTGATCTGATCAAGGAATTGCTCAAATACAACCGCTATATACGGAGTTTTGCACATACAACCGGTGTATATATTCCCATTACCCTCTAATACTTATCACGTGTCGATTGTTATAGAGTGAGGAAGTATATGATAAACCAAGTCAGCCACATTAGCAGTCCAGTCAGCAACCTTGAATCCAATTTGATTGTGAGGAAGTTTGAGACATTAGGAAGGGTTTGTTGAGGGGGAATGGGTGAAGGTGAGGACGATTCAGAGGCCATtggaaaggagaaaaaaaagtaGGATTTCAAAGGTGTCTTGAGACTGGGATCTCTGAACACAGCAATCGCACTTTCACGTTGATTTCTTTTAGTATATCTCCGGTTACACTCAAGTTTCTTCCTACTTAAACACGATTTTGGTTTCGCTTACATCAATTGTCGGTTGTGCTGTATAAAAAAAAGCAAAGCGTAACATTCGTCTATGGATTACCAAAGAACGCTCAAGGTTATGTGTTTGAGGAAGGAATTGATCAAACTTCCAGTATCCAAGTTATAATTTCCAGTTTCTTTCTTCTAAAGTTAGGTTAGATTTGCCACCGAAAGTAAATACGATACTTGAGCACCAAGCAAAGATTGTTCATCATTCTAAAGTATTTGCGATTTAAACATAAACAGTACTACAATGATCACATATCTGTCACTAGTTTTATAAACAAGCTAAAATTGCACATTGTTTATTGATTAAGAAGCTAATCGCTTGAGCGTACAAGCTTCCGACAGAGTGAAGCAGAAGGAACATACCAAAACATTGATCCGAGCACAGCTATCATATAGAAATGCTGTTGGGGATTCCGCGGCCAGTTACTCCAGGGCCTGAGGTGGGAAGCAGCAATTCGTATGGCGGAATGCCAGCTCCACTCCTGTTTTTAAGACTGCTATCTTTGTTTCGTAGGTTAATGGTCCGGTCTATCTCCTTGAGTCTATCAGAGAATCTATTGAACAACTTCATAACTTCATTATCGTTGATCCAATGGGATTCCAGCGGGTTCACCTGACCCAAGTACTCTTCATCGGGGGAGTGAGTTGAGAGCGTATCTTGTACGGCCATTATCTTGGTGGCTTGAAGTCTAGTTGCCAAGGAAGACAGAAAAGTTTGCTGCGGGTTAGAAATAAACTTCTCGTAATCAGGGCCGTCTTCTTGCGGAATGAGTTTTCTCATAATGGTCGGACGGTTTGGTACATAACCACCAAAAGGGTACTGGCCAAAGTTAATGGCTGCGTGTTGACCTGAAGCGACCCAAATAATCGTTGTAAGTATACCGGATAAGTCCTCTTTGGTATCGAGTTTAGGCCACCAAGGCTCATTTCGCTTGTCGTGGTGACCCTTATTCTTGATCTCACTCCACCACTGTTGGAGCTCAATGTCAGACGTTACAGAATTTGGCTCGGAGTAGTAGTGTCCGACATATGATTCTACCCATTCTTTTATAGCAGACCATACAAGGAGACCATCCGCAGCGTATGGATAGTCCTCAATTACGAGCTTCACGCCACAAGGAGCCGAAGGATCTTCCACAGCCATGCCTCTAGAAAATGTTAATACAAGTGTCAAATAATCGCTAAGTTAATCCTGGAAATAATAACACGGCAATACTGCCTCTATTCACTTGTTCAAACCTTACCTTTGAAGAAGATCAGCTGGTAATGCTTCCATGTCAAACCTCCACATCTCCTTGTAGGCTGCAGAGCTAATCTCCATGGCGTACTTTCCCGGATTATAAGAAGCCTCAATGATTCCCCCTCCGTTTATCAAACTTTGCCGCGCCAGTGCGTTGATTTCTAGAGTGTAGCGCATGTGAGGGTGGAGTAGCTTGAAAATGGGGTGCATTGAGCTAAGCTGTCTATGAGTCGCAATTATATATGGCTCGACACAAGCATGAGTCCTCAACCTAGGTAACAcaattaccaaacacattagAAGTGTTGACGTCCTATTCTAAAATTGTTGTTAATTGGTAAAACTCAGACAATGTAAACCAAGCAGATCCAGAATAATGTTTACCAGTGATTGACTAGTTGATGAATGCCAGCATCATTTGAGCAAACATGAGCTTTGGCTAGCTTCCAAATCCAATGTGTAGTAGCATGATGCCCGTGAGTATAAACATGTTTATATTGCGGGGATGAAGCCAAAGGTGGAAGTGAAAGCTCAATGGCTATAGGCCTCATAATACCAGTAGGGGTATAGAAGAACACCGTCCTAGAGGCATAAGCTTTTCTCCCAGGCAAGGCGTTCATCCTCTCAATAAATGGCATATATGTGTCATGGTGATCAAGTATAAACAGTCTCTTCTCCTCAATCGCCTGGCATGATAAAAAGTTACTGTTAAAGACGCCTTCACGTAAAAGCATGTTTGCGTTTCTCTACGTTACAAAATTCTACACTTCCGGTTGGTTCATACTAGAGATGATATATCGGAAAACAGGAATTCAGACATTATTACCTTATCCACACTCATCCCATTGATTTCTTGCTCTAACAATTCCTTTGTGATAGCAGATGCGGGAGGACCGTAAACAGCAGGATCTAGCTTGCTGAGAATCGGAAATTCCTGTGAAATAGAACCCAACTTCAGGACTCTCAAAAGGGCATTTGATTTAAAAGTAGAGATTAGTTTACAAAGGATTTGTTTGTAAGTTACCTTCAAAATCTCAATGTTGACTGGATTGACCCCAGCTAAAGTTTGGCGTGCAAATTCATTATCGCGCAACCACGAGAATCTATCCACTAGCCACACAAATTAAACAACAGGAGAAAGAAGTGAGATTCACTGATGCATTTGGAGCCTCAAATCTTACAAAACAAGGGAAAGATTAAGGATAGAAGGAGAAAATGTGCACTTACTTTTAATAACAGCAGGGATTTCGTATTTCAACCACCTTTCACCAGCGGAAAAAACCTCTTTCACCATGCTGCCCAGAAACAGTTTCTTgccttctttcttctcctctTTCCATTTCATGAGGACACCGTCAACATATAGGTCATCTATATCAGAGAAGCACTCGAAAGGATTGTCTGTACTTGACAATGTAACAGCAAGAGATGGTATGAGATTGTGAAGTAAAGCTTTCAATCTTCCAGTGGAGAAAGCATTCTGCTTAATTTCCTCGAAAGTCTCATCCCGAGGCACATAAACTGGATGAGGCTTTTCGATTCTACTTTCGGTATGAGAATCTGTTCGAATGCCATCAAATCAGCACAATAAGATGTCAATGTTACAAAATGAATGCAATATGGAAAATTGGACTTACACTAACAAATATAAAGAAAGAACATCATACACACCTGTCTTGGTTGGAGGACGGCCAGTCCTACAGCGCCTAGGATAAGGCCTCTCCTCGCCACCAAGGACCGGCCTGGCCAGATCTTCACTCTTATCAGGATTTCCCAATTCGTTGTAAACATCGTAATCATAGATTCTATCATGTTCCTTTCGCGTGCCTTTCCCATTACCCCGAATGCTGAGTAAGTCTTCATGTCGAAGATCCTTAAGGCCCGGCGGTGTTTGTGCAGGAAGACATGCCTATTTACAACAACAAGATAATGTAAAGCATACTTCTTGCAAGATTATTCATACAATATTTACTTCAGTAAAAATCTGAGATACAAAAGCAACGATTCGTACTTGATTTTTGAAGATAATTCTACTTCCCGGATTATCTTTGCGTGAATGGATCCAAGTGTTTGCAGGGAAGAAAATGGGGCCTCCGtcgaaaccatgaatgacaatctCCAACAAGTAGAACTCTTTGCCCTGCAGATTGGAAACCATAATTGCCCCAGGACAGCCAAAGTCGGATGGGACTTTGAAGTCAGCAGCATATTCAACAATGTTTGCATACTCCGAGGGCACCGGCTTTGGCAGCCACCCTCTCACGGCGGATTGGACACTCTTTCCTGCATTTGTAACtggaaaaacaaataataaaggtTAATCAAACTGCTCCAAATTAGGAAACACAATGCCAAAACAGAACAAGTACGAAACGGAATTTACAGAGCAAATAACACACACTTTTTGGCgctaaaaatgtaaaaataaacaGAAAATGGACAAATTAAATCATACAAAGAACACATAAGATGATTACTCCCTACCCATTAAAGACCATATAAAATGATttaaagggaagaaaaaaagtttgaatctttaATTAGTTGTAATTAAGAGAATAGTAAATAATTAAAGCGAATTAAATTTAAGCAACACCAAATCTTTAAAAAGTTATGATTAAGAAAATACTTAAAAGTAATTACCAGGATCAACTTGCTCACTGATGAGCTGAATCAGAATCCCCTGTCCAATCCCATTGACAAAGAACTCCCACTGATCCTCAATCTTCTCTATGATCTtctccttcatcttcttcctgatCGTCACCACCGCTTTCACCTGGATCTCTCCAGctccagaagaagaagaagacaaccCATTAACGCCTTTGCTCTGCAATGGCGTCGCAGCCTCCACGGACGCCTTGTCTCCGCCGCTGATCACGGCTCTCACTGATCCGTGCCTCTTGACCCGTGTCCCGGATCTGGGCACCCATGCCTTCCCGACCCTGACGTAGTTCCCGGACCCATTCACCCTGCGGTCAACGGCAGCGGTTGACTTAAGAGCGGCAGTGGCGGGTTGTTTCACCACATACATATCGCCGTCTGAGATTAAAGTGTAATGCTTTACAGTAAGAAGGACACCGAGATGCTGCTGACTGATGAGTATGAAGGAAACAGAGTGAAACGACGGCGTATTTGTATTAATGGCGGATTAAAGAAGACAATGCCTATCGGAGAGAGTGTGATAGAGCGATCAGAAAACTAAAGCCAGTCGAATTTAAGGAGAGCGATATCGTTAACGTGAACGTCAGAGAAATTTGTGTGAtcaatttatttgattattttttgacACTCCGGTAAAGTTTGAAAGTGAAAGCTTTTGGAAGTGAAATTGACTATCGTCCAAATAAGTCAGCGTGGAAGACGTGCTGACAAAATTATCTAAAATAATGGTGGCAAGCATGAGGAGGAAGAATCAAGTGTGAAAAACTCCACACAGTACGTACTTTGATTGTTACTTGTCAACCACTCCGCTCGATTTGAACTAGTTTGTTTATTACAAATTTCATAGCACCTACTAGTTTCTTTTAAGAATAAATGGATCAGTTGATGGTTTCGTCAcgacaatttatttttttagggaTTGAAAAGACTCACATAAACATTTCAACTTCTCTTGACCATTATATGATTCATCAGCACTATGAATCAAACTCATAACATCCCGTGTGGAATAAAATCCGACCTAACCACTGATGTATCCCGTGATGGTTTACCTTATGTGTAATATTATGATTTTGTTATGTAAATTTTTCTTTATATAGCGTTGTATTGTTAAAATAGGTTAGGTAGGAATGCACctatttataaaagttgttCCTGACATGATTAGCTAGTTTACCTCGTATATGTAGTTTAATTCGTATATGTCACTCTTAAGACTTGTTTAagaaataatttaaataaacaaagaagtgcagaagaaaaaaaaataatgtgcaatttttttttttgtcaataattAACTAATTCAATTTAGTACTGTAGATCTAACTAAGTATATATGTACAATGTTTAAATAAGCAAAGTTTCGTCGTTGAGTAAGAAATGAGAAATTTATGAAAAGTTACAATCCCAACACGTAATAGTGCATctacacaacttcatcaactGACATTTTTCAATCGAAAGACAAAGACGTTTTTCGACCGAAAGACTTGTTTTTCGACCAGGAGACCAAGATGATGTTTTCGACTGGAAGACCAAGAGCTAACCATTGAACATAATACACATGCAAAAACCATGTTTCAACTTTTGAGTTTGGCAGTTGCAAGGAAAAAGTAGGAACACGCAACAAGTACATAAATACATATTCCAATGCTGGTAGCATTATCTTTACTTAACTGACAACAATGTGTAGTTTAATTAGTTTATAAACGACCACTAATTTGTTTGTACTGTAGTGGTCCTTTAATCACAAACTATcacattaattatatataatcacATACCTCCTCTTTCACATGTTTCTTTTGTATATAATCCAACCAAGAAAACAACAACTTGTAAATAATTCAACTGTATAGAAACAGATCAAAGATACAAAATCTTCTTTTATACgattacatattttattttaaagagacaagaattaaattaattttaaaatgagGAAACGAAGAAGAAGCAGGTGAAGGAAGGGGAatgaaattcaaactcatttttctttttctgtacaATCATGTTTATGTTTCTCAAAGCTTGATTAAATTATTCAATCCAATaactaaaaatgaaaacaaGTTAAAAGGAGTTGATATCTAGAGGGCCAATTTTGTTAACTTATTTTGGTGGTCAAATTTTGTTACCATTTAATATGCCAACAATTCACGTGGAAAATGGCAAACCCTAGCTCGTGCATTTTATTGGGGAAATTTGTACAAAGACTATCTGGAGTTTTGCTGTATACGCATATACCtcctattttttgttttttgtttttaaataaatgATAGCTAGCCTTAATAGGCTCCAGTAATGTTCAAATTCGTATATAAATATGATATTGCAAAGCATCACCTACCGTTAAAAAATTTGTTAGTTAATATGTACAACATAAGACTTAAATTTTTCTGCTGATGTGATGTCACGTGGTCAATAAGTATTTagtaattaaaatattataaattaatataataaaaaaaaaacccattatATATTTCGTAATATCTTGATATGAAACCAAcaattttttgtaaaatcacctgtaaatttaaaggaaaactaatgaaaagggtttgaaaactttgagttttaacgataaggacaaaataaagggtaaagtgaatagaaCCAGATTtgacattttagtgtaaaaatgtgattttttgttaaaataaacagtactgcGAGCTTTTTATTAAAACACCATAAATTTAACTTAGTCGCATTTGATCGACTACTTTTGAATCTCCAAGCCATACTCCACAAATCTGGATCGAGTGAGAGGGTGAAGGAGGGGGGAAGAGGGGGGATGATGTGGTTGAGTTGAAGCGTGTGCGGTGGGAAGCTGGTGAAGGGAGACTAGGAGGGGTAGCTGCAGAAGCTGCTACCACTATTagggttccttttttttttttcaaaattaagaaaaataaactattttttattttcttaattaattaattctatatatatatattttttttttttttttggttccagCAGTTCCACATGTGAAAAGACACATTAATTGGAGACCAAGAACACTCACTTGCATGATTACCCACTTTTTAAGGCTCCTTGCTGGTTTATTTCGATAGATTTTATGTGATCGATCAAATATATAGATTCACATTATCAGACCATGCAAGAACAGGATCCTTATATATCAAACTCAGGAAGGTTGTGTCTTACAAAAATGTCAACGAATCAACATTTATTAGAAAATATGCACATGTAGAACCCCGGAACACTTAACAAACAGTAAGATAAAACACAAGTTAGTACCCTCCCGTTGTATTTTTTCTTATAAGTTTATAACTGGTTCTATTTGTACATATTTCCGGTATTTTCTATGAGCTCATTAGACTTTTGAATTATAATACAAGTGGGAGAGGTGGTTCTTAGGAACTATGAAGGAGCCTAAAACATGAAGTAGTTCCGAGAAAGGGGAACTGTGGTGGCTGGACCGCAGGTAAGAACCATGCCGTCTACCGTCACCGTGTATGTTTCCACAgtgaaataaagagaaataaagAGAATCAGTCTTGCTAATGAAATGAAGAGAATCAGTCTTGCTTCTGCTGTCACCAATTATCTACAGCTGCCTGTTTTCACAGTGAAATAAAGAGAATCAGTCTTGCTAGTGAAtctcgtgtgtgtgtgtgtgtgagagagagagagagagatccatGCCTGGCTGACAAAAGCAATGAGTACTACCAGCCTTGACAAATGCACCAAATATAGGCCTTGAAATAACCTGCTAATTAACACATAAGGTTTTCTAGAGTAATCAGAACAAAAATCGCTAAAATTATTACACATCCCAGAAGAATATCTACTGCTATCTCCAAATCCTTTCGGACCATTCTCATCAATCATGCAAAAGATTTGTCATGACAAGAAAATGCATCCATGCCTAAGAATTGTTGTAAACTATAAACTTTACCGGTTCAGGTGTGGGGATGTTTGCATTTGGATCACCCATATTCACCCATGCAACTGCACCACCTCTGATCACCATTTCTGGTTTTGTGCCAAAGAACGATGACTTCCATAGAACCAGATCAGCCAGCTTCCCCACCTGCATAACATGCAAAGCCCATGAGAAGAGGAGAATTCCCCTATTTTAATGGCAATAACGGTGTTTAGAGAATCCACAAAACGCAAGTAATTCAAAAGAGGTAAGTTTCATCCACGAAAGTTACATATTCAAAAAGGTTGAAGTTCAAAGCATTTAGCTTAAGTTTATTCATTTGTTTCTCAAATGCTCTGCCCCAAACGGGAGAGGTTACAAAAAGCTTGAAACGAAATATTTTGGTTGTCTATTAAGAGTGGACAAAGCTACTACTAAACCAGAAAAAGAGACTTTCAAGTGAAGGCATAAAAATCCATGGTTTGGTAAAAGGCGACAATGATAATGTTCTATAATTCAATTCGAATAAGGACTTTCTGTTCTCTTTTTTTGTTACTGTTTTGTTACAGTTTCAATGAAGTCGAAACAAACAGACATATGCGGCCATGTATCTCAATTCATAAAAGTTTTCTATGATCAGAAGTAACCAGAATGCATAGGTGAAGGTAATAAGAACCTCTCCGATGCGACCCATAGCCTGTGAATCAGACGATGACAATGCTATTGCCCCCATATTGTGCAAAATATCTTCTGCGGCAATTGTTTCAGCCCTTATTCTTGATTCAACAAAAGATACATCCTCGGGAATGTCCTTGTCAAGGTGATGGCAAACCATCTGTATGCATTTGAAATTTCAAAACAACATTCAGTCTAAAGACCCTAAACAACCTTAATGCATGCTGTATCGCTACTTTCTATTATCTTCTCATACCAGCATATCAAGATGCTCATCTATAGTATTTGAGGTGAAAGGCCACGTGGGATTCGTTGATGACGGCAGGACATTTTTCACACCGCAGACTTTGATTATATCTGGAGCATGGCCCCCACCTGCACCTTCACTATCAAGAGATAACAAGGACAAACTATGAgaactaaaaatgaaaaacacgaataagaagaaaagaagaaacgaaaagtaACAACATGCAGGAAGTTATGCCAAAGATACTCGTAATCATTGGAAGTATGTATACTTAGCAATATAATCATACTGACATGTCACCAAGACTCACCAAAACAATATAGGTACGAAAATGAAAAGTATTCAAGTATGCAGGAATGGTTAGATAAATGTCAAGATGTGACCAAACGGCATCTCAAACTGTAGTCAGTGTGATGCCTTAGCTACCAAAAAATGTTTTGCCTCTTCCCTGTGTACAAAGTACAGTGGTCATGAACTTGTAGAAGACTGAAAATGTCAAATAGAGCGAGAACGTGATTTATACCTGTGGTAAGTATGGATAGTTCTTCCTTTAAATGCAGCAATTGTATGCTCTACAAATCAAGACTCATTCAAGGTGTCTGTATGGATGTTAACCTATCAAGATCAGAATTGATATTTGAAGATGAAACTCGTAAGAAAATACCACCGGAAACAGCCTAAAAGaccaaacataaaaataaagaatataGCACCTGGATGTCATATTGATCTCCAACAGCCAAACAATTGTCAATTGCAGCAGGAGTGCTTCCCCATTCCTCATGCAGCTTCAGTACCATTGCCCCAGCCATTACTATATCATGTAGCGCTTCAGGTTTGGCAGTGTTCCCCTAAAGTAAGCCAAGgatattaatgaaaaatgaagaaatatgTAAAAGGAAACAGCTTTAGCCATCATTTCAGAAGAAATTATGGACGACGTCTTGGCGGGTGCTCGCGGGAGAAATTGTGAACGTCATCGTGGTTGCTGATTGTAGAGGCTCGGATTGCAGAATAAAAACGCAGGGCTGCAGCTAAGTAGTTGATTCCGATGCTTCGTGGGGCTTCAGGAGGAGGAGATATTTTGCAATGTGACCGGCACACGAGTTGGTACACCTaaagttctaaaaaacgctaggcgctagttgggCGGCGAGCTAgcacctagcgcctaggcagggTCTAGGCGGGCtcggcggatttaagtaaatttcttgtatatcttgtaaataagtgcatattgatacttacaaaaaattatacttgtatgaaatctatggataagataataaaagaatgataaaatacaaaaagagtatccaacaagtccaaaatttaaaaacacattaagcattTATGTCATGTAACTATAGTGAGGAGTATTGTAAGATGACACATGTACAATAGgttcacaatttaaaaccatataaaatgtaaaataggagaaaaataagaaaatatattaatgtAAGATACTTATCTGTTAAAAGCCCAAGGTACACATTATTTAGTTAGCAATTAATTTTGAAACAATGCAAGTTGCTTTGGTACAAATCTGTTAAAAGACCTTTACAAATTCCGAAACAAAAAAACCCACGGTACTAACCCCCAAAAAGGTCGACCAATTGTTAAAAAGGCATGCAAATTACAAATTGCTTTTATATCCAATTAAATTAACATGAAATCCAAAAAAAGCTTGCTAAGTTATTCACTTCACACAGGTCTTCCACGCAGTCCTAGGCATGCACCTAGCACTAGCAGCAACAGTGAAATACaataaaagaatttaaaaataagTAAAATGAAAAGATGGTAGGGGCCATCTTAATGATAAAATCGTGCAATTAAACAGacaaaagagcttcatcttcttcctcgcaCAACGTCGGGCTTTgcaacaatttttttcttcagattccGCCGTTCTCCACATACGCTCGCCTAGACCCTGCCCAGCCCCGACTAGTCCCACCTAATCCCGCCCAGACGTCCGCCTAATATGCTTTCCGATTTTGTGACCGATTAGGGCTTAATCGTAGTGGTAACTGGCCGTTCAGTGCCTAGGCGCCGCCTAGAccaatttttagaacactgggtacaccattaggggtgggttggaaaaaccgaaaaccgaaaaaaaccggaccgaaaaccgaaccgagaccgaaaaaaaccgaaccgaaaaaaaaaccgaaccgaagctgttgaaccgaaccgaaccgaagctgtctggttcggtttcggtttctgaggttcggaaaccgaaccgaaccgaaccgaaccgaagtcttcaaaacgacgtcgttttatggtgttttattaattaataagccTAATTCTAAACGGCGCCGTTTTATTCCTAAATTGCAACCCTAAGTTCTAACCCTAACCCTCCTCTCTCGGTCTCCCGACTCTCTCCTCTCCTGTTTTCCCACTACCCCCAATTCGTTCGCACGCAGCAGCACAACACTCACCCTTCTCTATCTCTTTCCCAATAACCTCTCTCTGTCGCTCTCGCTCATTCCCCCTCGCAGTCGCAGGCTCGCATCGCAGCTCTTTTGCAGCACAGCAGCCTTTCTGTCTCTCTCATTCCCCTTCGTAGTAGCAGCctcatctgtctctctcacaaGTCGCAACAGCagcctctctctctgtctctcattCCCAGCGACGAATTCTCACTCTCAATCACAGCAAAAGGTTAGTCTGATAGTctcacactcacactctcaCGTTTAATTTTCTGTTCTACTTATACATTTTTAGagattttatttgtattttagtgaaaatattgattGAGCTGTGATAAGAGATTGGGTATTTTTATGCTTTAGAAagtaattgaattgaatttgagCTCATGACCTCTAAACTTAGGTGGCCTAGGGTTAGAGATTCATCTTGTTCCCCCACGATTGACTTTGTTCGTAAGCCTATATTATGCATTTTGATACTGTTATGTATCACT is a window from the Malus domestica chromosome 16, GDT2T_hap1 genome containing:
- the LOC103416677 gene encoding lipoxygenase 6, chloroplastic, giving the protein MYVVKQPATAALKSTAAVDRRVNGSGNYVRVGKAWVPRSGTRVKRHGSVRAVISGGDKASVEAATPLQSKGVNGLSSSSSGAGEIQVKAVVTIRKKMKEKIIEKIEDQWEFFVNGIGQGILIQLISEQVDPVTNAGKSVQSAVRGWLPKPVPSEYANIVEYAADFKVPSDFGCPGAIMVSNLQGKEFYLLEIVIHGFDGGPIFFPANTWIHSRKDNPGSRIIFKNQACLPAQTPPGLKDLRHEDLLSIRGNGKGTRKEHDRIYDYDVYNELGNPDKSEDLARPVLGGEERPYPRRCRTGRPPTKTDSHTESRIEKPHPVYVPRDETFEEIKQNAFSTGRLKALLHNLIPSLAVTLSSTDNPFECFSDIDDLYVDGVLMKWKEEKKEGKKLFLGSMVKEVFSAGERWLKYEIPAVIKMDRFSWLRDNEFARQTLAGVNPVNIEILKEFPILSKLDPAVYGPPASAITKELLEQEINGMSVDKAIEEKRLFILDHHDTYMPFIERMNALPGRKAYASRTVFFYTPTGIMRPIAIELSLPPLASSPQYKHVYTHGHHATTHWIWKLAKAHVCSNDAGIHQLVNHWLRTHACVEPYIIATHRQLSSMHPIFKLLHPHMRYTLEINALARQSLINGGGIIEASYNPGKYAMEISSAAYKEMWRFDMEALPADLLQRGMAVEDPSAPCGVKLVIEDYPYAADGLLVWSAIKEWVESYVGHYYSEPNSVTSDIELQQWWSEIKNKGHHDKRNEPWWPKLDTKEDLSGILTTIIWVASGQHAAINFGQYPFGGYVPNRPTIMRKLIPQEDGPDYEKFISNPQQTFLSSLATRLQATKIMAVQDTLSTHSPDEEYLGQVNPLESHWINDNEVMKLFNRFSDRLKEIDRTINLRNKDSSLKNRSGAGIPPYELLLPTSGPGVTGRGIPNSISI